One genomic region from Haloprofundus salinisoli encodes:
- a CDS encoding DEAD/DEAH box helicase family protein, which translates to MTTLAKHGGKAKIITSPQLSESDWQAIKTGSQAQQDQILRNRLKDQVTDLHQCLSEDTKNALGWLIADGIIKIRFAVPTNRLDGEFHDKWAIFESATGDRVAVHGSQNDSERGFRNYESYDVFADWIDDRETQRVMQHDRRFERLWNDEDDNVSIYSIPDAVYEEIISLRTTTQRPYTLPDMNTPDIELRDYQQEAVDAWKTNGYHGLFRMATGTGKTYTALGAMHEFIEDRTDPLLIVVSVPYTHLATQWEESLEEWGYSRSKHVYGSANRNWKQDLSKAIDDLTIGIRDCEIVLTTHTSMSHDYFIEQTKQAPCEALLIADEVHGLGSENRRKGLHRGYNFRLGLSATPERQYDETGTEYLLEYFGDIIYEFPLKDAIPEYLVPYNYYPVIVELTEEELAIYRNISRKIATEFSKEDPDQELLERLMLKRARMVKAANNKIPQLRRIIRDIAEHERDHLLVYTNPQQFDYVQDVLNEEGIIQHRFTAEEETEERAELLKSFADGRYDALVAMKCLDEGVNVPSTQRAILMSNSNNPMQFVQRRGRVLRRADEFGKDYADIYDIIVVPSLKPDRTLIKSEKGLLRKELRRFEEFAGLAKNAVQARNRIEPLRTQYEL; encoded by the coding sequence ATGACAACACTCGCCAAGCATGGCGGTAAGGCTAAGATCATCACTAGCCCGCAACTCAGCGAGTCCGATTGGCAGGCCATCAAAACCGGCTCACAGGCTCAGCAGGACCAAATACTCCGAAACAGACTAAAGGACCAGGTTACAGATCTACACCAATGCCTCTCCGAGGACACTAAGAACGCGCTCGGCTGGCTCATTGCTGACGGGATCATTAAGATCCGCTTTGCGGTCCCAACTAATCGCCTCGACGGTGAGTTCCATGACAAATGGGCAATATTCGAGTCGGCGACAGGCGATAGGGTCGCTGTCCACGGCTCACAGAACGATTCCGAACGTGGATTCCGCAACTACGAATCATATGATGTGTTCGCAGACTGGATTGACGATCGCGAGACCCAACGAGTTATGCAACACGACCGGCGGTTCGAGCGACTTTGGAATGATGAGGACGACAACGTCAGCATCTACTCCATACCAGACGCTGTCTACGAGGAGATTATCTCGCTACGAACCACCACTCAGCGACCATACACACTTCCAGATATGAACACACCGGATATCGAACTTAGAGACTACCAGCAAGAGGCGGTCGATGCTTGGAAGACTAACGGCTACCACGGGCTCTTTCGAATGGCCACTGGGACTGGCAAAACATACACTGCTCTAGGCGCAATGCATGAGTTCATTGAGGATCGGACCGACCCGTTGCTCATCGTGGTGAGCGTTCCCTACACGCATCTCGCGACACAATGGGAAGAGTCACTTGAGGAGTGGGGCTATTCGCGCAGCAAGCATGTCTACGGGAGCGCCAACCGCAACTGGAAGCAGGACCTTTCGAAGGCCATTGATGACCTCACAATCGGGATTAGAGATTGCGAAATCGTCCTGACGACCCATACCTCGATGAGTCACGACTACTTCATCGAACAGACCAAGCAGGCACCCTGCGAGGCGTTACTCATCGCCGATGAAGTCCATGGTCTAGGTTCTGAAAATCGACGAAAGGGGCTCCACCGAGGGTACAACTTCCGACTGGGCCTCTCGGCGACGCCTGAACGCCAGTACGACGAGACCGGCACAGAGTACCTCTTAGAGTACTTCGGCGATATTATCTATGAATTTCCGCTGAAAGACGCCATTCCGGAGTACCTAGTGCCTTACAACTACTACCCGGTCATCGTCGAACTAACCGAGGAAGAGCTGGCGATATATCGAAACATCTCTCGGAAGATTGCCACAGAATTCTCCAAAGAAGATCCAGACCAAGAGCTACTGGAACGACTGATGCTCAAGCGAGCACGTATGGTCAAGGCTGCCAATAACAAGATTCCGCAACTCCGGCGCATCATTCGCGATATAGCTGAGCATGAACGAGACCACCTGTTAGTCTACACGAACCCCCAGCAGTTCGATTACGTCCAGGACGTGCTCAACGAGGAAGGCATTATACAACATCGGTTCACTGCTGAAGAGGAGACCGAGGAACGAGCCGAGTTGTTGAAGAGCTTTGCCGATGGCCGATACGACGCTCTGGTAGCGATGAAATGCCTAGACGAAGGAGTCAACGTTCCCTCTACTCAGCGGGCGATTCTGATGTCCAACAGTAACAATCCCATGCAGTTCGTCCAGCGCCGCGGGCGAGTCCTCCGTCGGGCCGATGAATTCGGAAAGGACTACGCAGACATCTATGACATCATTGTTGTGCCAAGTCTGAAACCTGATCGGACGCTCATCAAATCTGAAAAAGGACTACTCCGTAAGGAACTCAGACGCTTTGAGGAGTTTGCAGGACTCGCCAAAAACGCAGTCCAAGCACGTAACCGTATTGAACCACTTCGAACTCAGTATGAATTATAA